A part of Sulfurimonas sp. HSL-1716 genomic DNA contains:
- a CDS encoding FtsW/RodA/SpoVE family cell cycle protein: MWRIDRRILAQFDFISIIFIMPLIFISHWLIGEVVPMLAQKHTAYVFFAFLAFAVVFFLPIRRMNWLIPIIYWINILLLVAVEFFGHTRLGAKRWIEIPFIHATIQPSEFVKPALILMLAYLISKSPPPLEGYRLKEFLKISAYILLPFVLIAKEPDLGTAMVLIMIGFGVLFFVGVYWKIWAGIFVAVILMFPIIYTQLLHDYQKQRILDFVSEKPSYHVQQSIIAIGSGGWSGKDKDDATQTQMRFLPIATSDFIFAYVVERTGFLGSLLLITIYVLLILHLFAISVYHDDYYIKVVSSAVAFMIFIYMSVNIAMTMGLAPVVGVPLPMFSYGGSSFLNFLILFAVMENLIAFRFKDSYDSRGTKSFL, from the coding sequence TTGTGGAGAATCGATAGGCGAATTTTAGCACAATTTGATTTTATTTCAATTATATTCATTATGCCGCTTATATTTATCTCGCATTGGCTTATCGGTGAGGTCGTCCCGATGCTGGCGCAAAAACATACCGCGTACGTATTCTTCGCATTTTTGGCATTTGCCGTTGTCTTTTTTCTGCCTATCAGACGGATGAACTGGCTTATCCCCATCATCTACTGGATCAACATTTTGCTTCTTGTCGCGGTGGAGTTCTTCGGGCATACGCGCCTCGGTGCGAAGCGCTGGATAGAGATACCTTTTATTCATGCTACTATACAGCCCTCGGAATTCGTAAAACCCGCTCTCATACTGATGCTCGCATATCTTATCAGCAAATCGCCTCCTCCTCTTGAAGGCTACAGACTCAAGGAGTTCTTAAAGATATCCGCCTACATCCTGCTTCCTTTTGTTCTTATCGCCAAAGAACCCGATCTGGGCACGGCGATGGTTCTTATAATGATCGGATTTGGAGTGTTGTTTTTTGTAGGAGTATACTGGAAGATCTGGGCGGGTATTTTCGTGGCCGTCATTTTGATGTTTCCCATAATCTATACACAGCTGCTTCATGATTACCAAAAGCAGAGAATATTGGACTTTGTAAGCGAAAAACCCTCATACCACGTGCAGCAGTCTATCATTGCCATAGGTTCAGGGGGATGGAGCGGCAAGGACAAAGATGACGCGACGCAGACGCAGATGCGTTTTCTGCCGATCGCAACAAGTGATTTTATTTTTGCTTATGTGGTCGAGAGGACCGGTTTTCTGGGCTCTTTGCTTTTGATCACCATCTATGTACTGCTCATCCTTCATCTTTTTGCGATCAGCGTGTATCATGACGACTATTACATCAAAGTGGTTTCCTCCGCCGTCGCATTCATGATATTTATCTACATGAGCGTAAATATTGCCATGACGATGGGGCTTGCTCCCGTCGTCGGCGTGCCTCTGCCTATGTTCAGTTACGGAGGAAGCAGCTTTTTGAACTTTTTGATCCTCTTTGCGGTGATGGAGAATCTTATAGCTTTCAGATTCAAAGATTCATACGATTCGCGCGGTACGAAAAGTTTCTTGTGA
- a CDS encoding ABC transporter ATP-binding protein, with protein sequence MDKVIVAEDLTLSYNKNETIINQASFSIESGSFTFITGASGSGKSTLLKSLYGALKPAQGSLIVGGAQINNISTKKLNFLRQHIGIVFQDYKLVKEWTIEKNVMLPLIIGGYEKSVSEQQVHKLLNHVKLNHQSGKYPLELSGGEQQRVAMARALSHNPILILADEPTGNLDDYSSELIWNLLEGANTQLKTTIIVVTHHIPETMKIDYKHLHIEYGTIYEVT encoded by the coding sequence ATGGATAAAGTGATAGTAGCTGAAGACCTGACTCTTTCATACAACAAAAACGAAACGATCATAAACCAGGCTTCTTTTTCCATCGAATCGGGTAGTTTCACTTTTATCACGGGTGCGAGCGGAAGCGGGAAATCCACCCTGCTAAAATCGCTTTACGGCGCACTTAAACCCGCGCAGGGAAGCCTTATCGTCGGCGGTGCGCAGATAAACAATATCAGCACAAAAAAACTGAACTTTCTAAGACAGCATATCGGTATCGTCTTTCAGGATTACAAACTCGTCAAAGAGTGGACCATCGAGAAAAACGTCATGCTGCCGCTCATCATCGGCGGATATGAAAAAAGTGTCAGCGAACAGCAGGTTCACAAACTTTTAAACCATGTAAAGCTCAACCATCAATCGGGAAAATATCCTCTTGAACTAAGCGGGGGCGAACAGCAGCGTGTCGCTATGGCAAGAGCACTTTCACACAACCCTATTCTCATTCTTGCGGATGAGCCTACGGGAAATCTGGATGATTATTCTTCTGAACTTATCTGGAACCTGCTAGAGGGTGCCAACACTCAGCTAAAGACCACTATCATCGTTGTCACACACCATATCCCGGAAACAATGAAGATAGACTATAAACATCTCCACATCGAATATGGAACAATATATGAAGTCACTTAA
- a CDS encoding FAD-binding oxidoreductase yields the protein MSPMKTYDYLIIGAGSAGCNTAYFLKQSGKKVAVVDREGIAGGASGAAGAFLSPLPGKTNLYNTFVNNALDFSIDFYQRLFPEDIDAKGVLRVKNDNFTEEKLQTNSIGHQYYSSQELQKISENFKEIDGYFYADAAVLDPLKICKKLIEGCDFYIENVETLTFEDGLYKVGEIKAKHIVLAQGASSSLVELPYMKISPIFGLRIDVKTTTKIPFNIHKSISISTNKSDGTVAIGATHQRHDNEAMTCLTTCDKCEYYVNSEEGQIQTLLSQAEELIRLENVEVLKTYKGARATIKSYFPVIGRAIDHENSLKKYPSIKKGTKIPPEKLQYHENIYVINALGSRGFVFGPYLAKILSQNILHADKIPQELSTEKLFYKTARTK from the coding sequence ATGTCGCCGATGAAAACATACGACTACTTAATTATCGGTGCGGGAAGCGCCGGATGCAATACGGCTTATTTTCTAAAACAAAGCGGCAAAAAAGTCGCCGTTGTCGATAGAGAGGGTATTGCAGGAGGTGCAAGCGGTGCGGCGGGAGCATTTTTATCTCCGCTTCCGGGTAAGACAAATCTTTACAACACTTTTGTAAACAATGCACTGGATTTTTCGATCGATTTTTATCAAAGACTGTTTCCCGAAGATATAGATGCAAAGGGTGTTCTTCGAGTCAAAAACGATAACTTTACAGAAGAAAAATTGCAGACAAACAGCATAGGACATCAATATTACAGCAGTCAAGAACTGCAAAAAATTTCTGAGAATTTTAAAGAGATCGACGGATACTTTTATGCCGATGCAGCTGTTTTGGATCCTTTGAAAATCTGTAAAAAGTTGATAGAGGGATGCGACTTTTATATTGAAAATGTCGAAACGCTGACTTTTGAAGACGGACTTTATAAAGTGGGAGAGATCAAAGCAAAACATATCGTTTTAGCCCAGGGAGCCAGCAGTTCTTTGGTAGAACTTCCCTATATGAAAATATCTCCGATCTTCGGACTCAGGATCGATGTCAAAACAACGACAAAGATCCCTTTTAACATACATAAATCCATCTCTATCTCAACCAACAAATCTGACGGTACGGTAGCCATTGGAGCCACGCATCAAAGACATGACAATGAAGCGATGACATGTTTGACCACATGCGATAAATGCGAGTACTACGTAAACAGTGAAGAGGGACAGATACAAACCCTTTTAAGCCAAGCGGAGGAGTTGATAAGACTCGAAAACGTAGAGGTGCTAAAAACATATAAAGGTGCAAGGGCGACTATTAAAAGTTATTTTCCGGTGATCGGTAGAGCGATCGATCATGAAAACTCTTTAAAAAAATACCCTTCTATTAAAAAAGGGACAAAGATCCCGCCGGAAAAACTCCAATATCATGAAAATATCTATGTCATAAACGCTCTTGGTTCCAGAGGTTTCGTATTTGGCCCCTATCTGGCAAAAATCTTAAGCCAAAACATACTGCATGCAGACAAGATACCGCAAGAACTCTCCACCGAAAAACTTTTTTATAAAACGGCTAGAACAAAATAA
- a CDS encoding HD domain-containing phosphohydrolase, translating to MAFRARFINKIAYVLALVWSVLIFASASVSIYNDYKYADALVKNEAVVSVNKDLAYRSWVSSHGGVYVPITKRTPPNPYLSHIKNRDVTTLDNQKLTLMNPAYTLSQMMRDYSKLYGTKGHITSTKLMNPKNKPDEWEEKALKTVEITRKPVFEKSIINGKEYFRYLNPLVTKPSCLKCHAFQGYKAGDIRGGVSVSIPMAKYKKEAFIHSLDNGIVFFLIYILGLGVILFAKKKSKEFLDNKIKDYEQHIFSLVNIMEKRDSYTAGHTQRVAKYAVMIAKEMNFSQEEIDDIYRACMLHDIGKISTPDSILLKPGKLSAIEYDIIKEHVNVSYELLMNVDIYKDIAEIVRHHHERYDGSGYPQGLKGDEIPIMSQIMTVADAFDAMTTNRVYKARKSVKDAIAELNELASKQFNAEIVRAATKVLKDIQVEASITQRPKTKIEQERFSYFYRDQTTGVYNKEYLDFVLAYNHTDEFNLRCINIIYLHNFSRYNQKHTWEKGDEFLKKFAEVLDGINESDYVFRVYGDDFIVLNAEHYEMSEHISKLEEVLLGTDIYISYKHFDINEENINNIADLEKLL from the coding sequence ATGGCGTTCAGAGCACGTTTTATAAACAAAATTGCTTATGTGTTGGCATTGGTATGGTCGGTGTTAATTTTTGCATCGGCATCCGTTTCTATCTATAATGATTATAAGTATGCAGACGCATTAGTGAAAAATGAAGCAGTTGTGAGCGTCAATAAAGATCTGGCTTATCGTTCTTGGGTATCTTCGCATGGCGGCGTTTATGTGCCTATTACGAAAAGAACCCCTCCCAATCCGTACCTTTCACATATAAAAAACAGGGACGTTACGACGCTTGATAATCAAAAACTGACGCTTATGAACCCTGCATATACCCTTTCGCAGATGATGAGAGATTATTCGAAACTCTACGGAACGAAGGGGCATATAACAAGCACGAAACTGATGAATCCAAAGAACAAACCCGATGAGTGGGAAGAAAAAGCGCTTAAGACCGTAGAGATCACCAGAAAACCCGTTTTTGAAAAATCGATCATCAACGGAAAAGAGTACTTTCGATATCTCAATCCTCTGGTGACAAAACCTTCATGCTTGAAATGTCATGCTTTTCAGGGGTATAAGGCAGGCGATATCCGCGGTGGGGTATCAGTGTCGATACCGATGGCAAAGTATAAAAAAGAGGCTTTTATCCATTCGCTTGATAACGGTATCGTATTTTTTCTGATATATATTTTGGGTCTGGGAGTGATACTGTTCGCCAAGAAAAAATCAAAAGAGTTTTTGGACAACAAGATCAAAGATTACGAACAGCATATCTTCTCTTTGGTCAACATCATGGAAAAAAGAGACAGTTATACGGCGGGACATACGCAAAGAGTCGCCAAATATGCGGTGATGATCGCAAAAGAGATGAACTTTAGCCAGGAGGAGATAGACGATATCTACAGAGCCTGTATGCTTCACGACATAGGCAAGATCTCTACTCCCGATTCTATTTTGCTCAAGCCGGGCAAACTCAGCGCGATAGAGTATGACATAATCAAAGAGCATGTCAATGTCAGCTATGAGCTTTTGATGAACGTCGATATTTACAAAGATATCGCCGAAATAGTGCGTCATCATCATGAACGTTACGACGGTAGCGGTTATCCGCAGGGGCTTAAAGGGGATGAAATCCCTATCATGTCTCAGATAATGACGGTAGCCGATGCTTTTGACGCTATGACGACCAACAGAGTGTATAAAGCCAGAAAAAGCGTTAAAGATGCGATAGCCGAGCTAAATGAACTGGCGTCCAAACAGTTTAACGCCGAGATAGTACGAGCGGCGACAAAAGTATTAAAAGATATTCAGGTAGAAGCATCGATAACGCAGCGTCCAAAAACCAAGATCGAGCAGGAGAGGTTCTCGTACTTTTATAGAGATCAAACCACCGGCGTATACAACAAAGAGTATCTGGATTTTGTTTTGGCCTACAACCATACGGACGAGTTTAATCTCAGATGTATCAATATCATCTATCTGCATAACTTTAGCCGTTATAACCAAAAGCACACCTGGGAAAAAGGCGATGAGTTCTTAAAAAAATTCGCCGAAGTATTGGACGGTATCAATGAGAGCGATTATGTCTTTCGGGTCTACGGTGACGACTTTATAGTCCTAAATGCAGAGCATTATGAGATGAGTGAGCATATATCAAAACTTGAAGAGGTTCTGCTCGGTACGGACATATATATTTCATATAAACATTTTGATATCAATGAAGAGAATATTAACAATATAGCAGATCTGGAAAAGTTACTTTAG
- a CDS encoding peptidoglycan DD-metalloendopeptidase family protein, whose product MRFFLSFIIVFFPLFVNASNIDKKIKSTASAIKDKKSEYSSIHYKMQQNAQEILKQKKEILQQQKRLKELELELAIKEDVYKSNITELQNLSQTQSNLKKEQEDIEQKLIFNIARMASLTILMDKKESTSVDSIMSEEIIKILAKQTDTDIKDLNERFFKNNEHIASLEKKSGHIKEEITSIDQKRKELKQTKKENENELAELKKNKQNYKIALEKILKQQDSLKQTLANLNIIKIDEIKRAREKAQQEQAMKEVDLSNMPKVKKVGSSYQSVKTVRYRGPKTISPLDGYTVTKKYGNYTDPIYKIKIFNESVSLAPKKKDAKVRNVFNGKVIFAKSTPLLDNVVIVEHDNGMHTIYANLSQIAPDIKKGKKIKKSSVIGRVNDELVFEVTQKDSHINPLELF is encoded by the coding sequence ATGAGATTCTTTTTATCATTTATCATAGTTTTTTTTCCTCTTTTCGTCAATGCTTCAAATATCGATAAAAAAATAAAAAGCACTGCTTCGGCTATCAAAGACAAAAAGAGCGAATACTCCTCGATCCATTACAAAATGCAGCAAAACGCCCAGGAGATACTAAAACAGAAAAAAGAGATTCTTCAGCAGCAAAAAAGATTGAAAGAACTTGAACTCGAACTGGCGATAAAAGAGGATGTATACAAATCCAACATAACGGAACTTCAAAACCTCTCACAGACCCAGTCGAATCTTAAAAAAGAACAAGAAGACATCGAACAAAAGCTCATATTCAACATTGCCAGGATGGCATCACTCACGATACTTATGGACAAAAAAGAAAGCACAAGCGTCGACTCCATCATGAGTGAAGAGATCATAAAGATACTTGCAAAACAGACAGATACCGACATAAAAGACCTAAACGAGAGATTTTTTAAGAATAATGAGCATATTGCCTCCTTGGAGAAAAAAAGCGGTCACATAAAAGAGGAGATAACCTCCATCGATCAAAAACGCAAAGAATTGAAACAAACAAAAAAAGAGAACGAAAATGAGCTCGCCGAGTTAAAAAAGAACAAGCAAAACTATAAGATCGCTCTTGAAAAGATACTAAAACAGCAGGATTCTTTGAAGCAGACTCTTGCAAACCTCAACATCATAAAGATCGACGAAATCAAAAGAGCACGGGAGAAAGCGCAGCAAGAACAGGCGATGAAAGAGGTCGATCTCTCCAACATGCCTAAGGTCAAAAAAGTGGGAAGCAGCTACCAAAGCGTAAAAACCGTACGTTACAGGGGTCCAAAGACAATATCTCCGCTGGACGGTTATACGGTCACCAAAAAATACGGAAACTACACGGACCCTATCTATAAGATAAAGATCTTCAACGAATCCGTGTCGCTGGCACCGAAAAAAAAGGATGCCAAAGTGAGAAACGTTTTCAACGGGAAAGTCATCTTTGCAAAAAGTACGCCGCTTTTAGACAATGTGGTCATCGTCGAACATGATAACGGAATGCATACGATCTACGCGAACCTTTCTCAGATAGCGCCAGACATCAAAAAAGGCAAAAAGATCAAAAAAAGCTCGGTCATCGGACGGGTAAACGACGAACTTGTCTTTGAAGTGACACAAAAAGATTCCCATATAAACCCGTTAGAACTGTTTTGA
- a CDS encoding cell division protein FtsX produces the protein MKSLKNHFSLILALFSILFAIQVFTINSRALKAYEEKLSSNYSMIVVANSAITDEVFKKYSPNIDNIEELSADEIIEKLQENISKKNIELLKISMPKFYRIHLKTFPSPSEIKNLTSSLMKNDTVTKVEDFSNNHDTVYKLLLLFKEITQLFALVIIVVTVLLIAKEMRIWQFKHSERMNIMGLFGAPVWLRSAVLFRLAIVDAILSSILAIALFSVIAKTSWAKEQLHVIGIDIDIFKFVSDGSVLGLVSVSISILLAGMIVIGYKEEV, from the coding sequence ATGAAGTCACTTAAAAACCACTTTTCACTTATATTGGCACTTTTTTCCATACTGTTTGCAATCCAGGTATTTACAATAAACAGCAGAGCTCTAAAAGCATATGAAGAGAAGCTTTCAAGCAACTACTCTATGATCGTTGTCGCCAACAGTGCGATCACCGATGAAGTATTTAAAAAATACAGCCCGAACATAGATAATATAGAAGAGCTCTCGGCCGATGAGATCATTGAAAAACTCCAGGAGAACATAAGCAAGAAGAATATAGAACTGCTTAAGATATCCATGCCGAAGTTTTATCGTATACACTTAAAGACTTTTCCTTCTCCAAGCGAGATAAAGAACCTAACATCGTCTCTTATGAAGAATGATACCGTCACCAAAGTAGAAGATTTTTCAAACAATCACGATACAGTATACAAACTTCTTCTTCTGTTTAAAGAGATAACACAGCTCTTTGCACTTGTCATTATCGTAGTCACCGTACTTCTTATAGCAAAAGAGATGAGGATCTGGCAGTTCAAGCACAGTGAACGTATGAATATCATGGGGCTTTTCGGAGCGCCCGTATGGCTGAGAAGCGCCGTACTTTTCAGGCTTGCCATTGTCGATGCCATTTTATCGTCGATATTGGCTATTGCACTTTTTTCCGTCATAGCCAAGACATCATGGGCAAAAGAACAGCTGCATGTCATAGGTATAGATATAGATATTTTTAAATTTGTAAGTGACGGGAGCGTCCTTGGTCTTGTCTCCGTGAGCATCTCTATCTTACTTGCCGGCATGATAGTCATAGGATATAAAGAAGAGGTATGA
- a CDS encoding RluA family pseudouridine synthase — protein sequence MNEKIYTIENEQRLDTFLTDKIGQTRSQIVQLIKQSAVCVDGKTVTKPGIKLKPGQEIAITFPEAKESAPKEVDFDVEILYEDDDLMVINKPSGVTVHPAPSVKEATLVDWLKKRGIRLSTISGEERHGIVHRLDKGTSGAMVVAKTNEAHEALSLQLQDKTMGRYYLAISTPPLKDDLTVVEEPIARSSHNRLKMAIQPHGKYAKTEFKKTLLSKDESCEILTCKLFTGRTHQIRVHLEKLNRHIIGDHLYGTKDKKGKSEHILLHAYLLYFVHPTMKTMQYFTASLDNDMLQFIEKNFDMENFNENLKPDSIRHGFSTSDQRM from the coding sequence ATGAATGAAAAAATATACACGATCGAGAACGAACAGAGGTTAGATACGTTTTTAACCGATAAAATAGGACAGACGAGATCGCAGATAGTACAGCTCATAAAACAAAGCGCCGTATGCGTAGACGGCAAAACGGTCACTAAACCCGGCATAAAACTCAAACCGGGACAAGAGATCGCCATAACATTTCCAGAAGCAAAAGAGAGCGCTCCCAAAGAGGTTGATTTCGATGTGGAGATACTTTATGAAGACGACGATCTGATGGTTATCAACAAGCCCTCGGGCGTAACAGTCCACCCTGCTCCCAGCGTTAAAGAAGCCACTCTTGTCGATTGGCTGAAAAAAAGAGGCATCAGACTCTCTACCATCAGCGGAGAGGAACGCCACGGCATAGTTCACAGACTCGACAAAGGCACAAGCGGAGCCATGGTAGTCGCAAAAACGAACGAAGCACATGAAGCGCTTTCTCTTCAGCTCCAAGACAAGACCATGGGAAGATATTACCTTGCCATCAGCACTCCTCCGCTCAAAGACGATCTAACCGTTGTAGAGGAGCCTATAGCAAGAAGTTCTCACAACCGCCTGAAGATGGCTATCCAGCCGCATGGAAAATATGCAAAGACCGAATTCAAAAAAACACTTTTAAGCAAAGATGAAAGCTGCGAGATCCTTACCTGCAAACTTTTCACCGGAAGAACGCATCAGATCAGGGTTCATCTGGAAAAACTCAACAGGCATATAATAGGCGATCATCTCTACGGCACAAAGGATAAAAAGGGCAAATCGGAACATATCTTGCTTCATGCCTATCTGTTATACTTTGTGCATCCGACGATGAAAACAATGCAATATTTTACGGCTTCGTTAGATAATGATATGTTACAATTTATAGAGAAAAACTTTGATATGGAGAATTTTAATGAAAATCTTAAACCTGATAGCATTAGGCACGGCTTCAGCACTTCTGATCAGCGGATGTAA
- the trmB gene encoding tRNA (guanosine(46)-N7)-methyltransferase TrmB — MPHLHIEDFKNLNFPVDDGTFRFNFLAKNINHPEEQLIAAEAEGEEFFLLSIQDEGKSLLKTDKLTRPSSTYLVHQALLSYAKDSGMNVIASNVIDGKKNIHLNNVTALKDIEYFASNFPQDKEVRIEVGFGSGRHILHQAKSNPDILFIGIEIHRPSIEQVLKQISINKLDNLLLLDYDARLFLEQVPSNIVGRIYVHFPVPWDKKPHRRVISKKFLDEATRVLKVGGQLELRTDSENYYAYSYETFISRTKVKLQINKNQDIAIISKYEDRWRKMEKNIYDITMINEEESEPLQVQGNFDFDLVKTDFQALEKLNSAIKRFDEGFIHIERVYNIEDQNAILFRISMGSFDRPEHLYVLIGENETRYFPKPPLKSSANVKAHQILKEMLHG; from the coding sequence ATGCCGCATCTGCATATCGAGGATTTTAAAAATCTGAACTTTCCCGTAGATGACGGGACGTTCAGATTCAATTTTTTGGCAAAGAACATTAACCATCCCGAGGAACAGCTCATCGCTGCAGAAGCCGAGGGAGAAGAATTTTTTTTACTTTCAATTCAAGACGAAGGAAAAAGTCTTTTAAAGACGGATAAACTGACCCGTCCCTCTTCCACATATCTGGTACATCAGGCTCTTTTGTCCTATGCGAAAGATTCTGGGATGAACGTCATCGCCTCTAATGTCATCGACGGTAAAAAGAACATCCACCTCAATAACGTCACGGCACTCAAAGATATAGAGTATTTTGCATCGAACTTCCCTCAAGACAAAGAGGTAAGGATAGAGGTCGGTTTCGGTTCGGGAAGACATATTTTGCATCAGGCAAAGAGCAATCCCGATATTCTTTTCATAGGCATAGAGATACACCGCCCCTCTATCGAACAGGTTTTAAAACAGATAAGCATCAATAAACTGGACAATCTTCTGCTTCTCGATTATGATGCAAGACTCTTCTTAGAGCAGGTTCCATCAAACATCGTGGGCAGGATATATGTGCATTTTCCCGTGCCTTGGGATAAAAAACCGCACAGACGCGTCATCTCCAAAAAGTTTCTGGACGAAGCGACCAGAGTGCTCAAGGTCGGCGGACAACTGGAGCTGAGAACCGACAGCGAGAACTATTACGCTTATTCATACGAGACCTTCATTTCCCGCACGAAAGTCAAGCTGCAGATAAACAAAAATCAGGATATCGCCATCATCAGCAAATATGAGGACCGCTGGCGCAAGATGGAAAAAAACATCTACGACATAACTATGATAAACGAAGAGGAGAGCGAACCGCTGCAGGTCCAAGGCAATTTTGATTTCGATCTTGTAAAGACAGATTTTCAAGCGCTGGAAAAACTCAATTCCGCCATAAAAAGATTCGATGAAGGATTCATTCACATCGAAAGAGTATATAATATCGAAGACCAAAATGCGATCCTGTTTCGGATCTCTATGGGAAGTTTCGACAGACCCGAACACCTGTATGTACTGATAGGCGAAAACGAGACAAGATACTTTCCAAAACCGCCTTTAAAATCATCGGCGAACGTAAAAGCACACCAAATCTTAAAAGAGATGCTCCATGGATAA